One region of Hydrogenobacter sp. genomic DNA includes:
- a CDS encoding SH3 domain-containing protein: protein MRVDFNVGVLLMQAFILFLNTSYALQISYINYQAYTKIPYMAKIEDFPEILQGQVVKTWILEGTLPVEDLVENTNINAIPLEVKPSFGWTLKRTNMKMYPTDETIHGSNKDIDLNQYTLLEPFTFLAILHISKDKKWLYVQSPFMRGWVKKEDVLIKERDELLKIMSLPFLVVIKPKLYIKRIEFGLGSKIPYVEKEGNNYEVLLPDGSHELVTLSEGFSDGYLSYSQEVIKNVLEGLIGEPYDWGGKYGYWDCSALVKDVFSLFGLDLPRNSQQQMQVGIKVKGRVRSYTELKDLLRELPPFRTLIFLKGHVMIYGGMQNNDPVIYHSLYGIVRDDGTFYLAKRVEKNRLEGDMLTNIYKRVISINVLP from the coding sequence ATGAGGGTAGATTTTAATGTGGGCGTTCTTTTAATGCAAGCCTTTATACTTTTTCTAAATACGTCCTATGCGTTGCAAATTAGCTATATAAACTACCAAGCTTATACCAAAATCCCTTACATGGCGAAGATTGAGGACTTCCCTGAAATACTTCAAGGTCAAGTGGTAAAAACGTGGATACTTGAAGGCACTCTCCCGGTGGAAGATCTTGTGGAAAATACAAATATCAATGCCATTCCTTTGGAAGTCAAACCATCCTTTGGTTGGACACTCAAAAGGACAAACATGAAGATGTATCCAACAGATGAAACTATCCACGGTAGCAACAAAGACATAGACCTGAACCAGTACACCCTTCTTGAACCCTTTACCTTTTTAGCTATCCTTCACATATCAAAAGACAAAAAGTGGCTCTATGTTCAATCCCCATTTATGAGAGGATGGGTAAAAAAGGAAGATGTTTTGATAAAAGAAAGAGATGAACTGTTAAAGATTATGTCCCTTCCTTTTTTGGTGGTAATAAAACCCAAACTCTACATAAAGAGAATTGAGTTTGGACTTGGCTCAAAAATACCTTATGTGGAAAAGGAGGGGAACAATTACGAGGTTTTGCTTCCTGACGGTTCTCATGAGCTTGTCACCTTATCGGAAGGTTTCAGCGATGGTTACCTGTCTTATTCACAAGAGGTGATAAAAAATGTTCTGGAAGGTTTAATTGGAGAACCTTACGATTGGGGAGGAAAATACGGTTATTGGGATTGCTCGGCACTTGTGAAGGATGTTTTTTCCCTTTTCGGTTTGGATCTTCCAAGAAACTCCCAACAGCAAATGCAAGTAGGAATAAAGGTAAAGGGGAGGGTCAGAAGCTACACAGAGTTAAAAGACCTACTTAGAGAGCTTCCTCCCTTTAGAACTCTCATCTTTCTTAAAGGTCATGTGATGATATACGGTGGGATGCAGAACAACGATCCCGTAATTTACCACTCCCTTTATGGTATCGTAAGAGATGACGGAACTTTTTATTTAGCAAAAAGGGTTGAAAAAAACAGGCTGGAAGGGGATATGCTAACAAATATATATAAAAGGGTGATTAGCATAAATGTACTACCTTAA